The sequence below is a genomic window from Cryptococcus neoformans var. neoformans B-3501A chromosome 8, whole genome shotgun sequence.
GCCCACGATGGATCACTCTATTCGCTCGCTTCCCTGGCGCAATTCAACTTTGACTCGTCAATGGAAGCATCACTAGCCGCCTCTCTTGCGACATTGACGTCTCCAAAGATGGACTCGCCAAAGATGAGCTCGTCGGACTCGTCAAAGATGGACTCGCCAAAGATGGACTCGCCAAAGAGCCCAGTCTTACCCCGACTAGAATCCATACTCCCTCCTTCGCCGGGGAGTGCTCGTTCGCGGATATACGCTCGTCGTCAGGAACGAGCCAATGCAGCAGCCAGCATTTCTCAACTTCCGGgtccttctcaatctctccAGCCACCTCAAACACTTCAACCACTCAAgccacctccacccccaGGCTTTGCCGATTCCCAGACATTTTCACAGCGCGCGAGTCGTGATAGCAGAAAAACCCCTCCAAACCCCTCGCGCCACAACCCTTCCCACGACATCCTCAAGCAATTCGCCGTCAAGGACTTTTCGCACCTTCCACCTAGTCCATCATCTGCCTCAATCAATCAGTTCCTCCGCGCAAGTGGCTCCACCCAAAATATCTCTTCCGGCACTCCTCCCGGCAGCGCGTCCGCCTCAAACGCCTACTTTCCATCCAAAGGCGTTCAGCGTGAAGACTCTCAAAAATCGCAAAAGTCCCAAAAACAGCAACGGACAACGCCAAAACCGAAAGAGCTGGATCCGAATGTCGACGAGGCGCTGAGGAAACTCGATGGGCTTACCGGCACCCCCGGAAAGAACAAGGCAAAGGGGAAATCATCAGGCGGTCCCTCTGCTGCCAGTTCACGCCCTGGTACCCCTGTTGCCGAAAGCAAGAGCAGGTctgaaggcaagatccCTTCTAAACCAAGTATTGGCTCCTTCAAGGACGCTACGGGTTCCCCACTCAGTAACTGGATTGACTTGACTGAAGATCTCCCCGCCATTCCTATTCCACGCGCACGTATCCCGCCCAATCGCgagtcctcttcctctgcgaGCGTAACCGGTACGCCCAATTCGCACGACTCACAGTCCTTGCCCACTACAGCGACGACCATGTCTTCCGCCGATTTGgcgagcagcagcaacaagccGCGACGGGCCAGTGGAGGGAGTGATACGTTTGCAGCACAGGCCGGAGTCCATGTAGACCAGCCCGaagagacggagaagagTGTTCCGCCGGTACCCCCGCTTCCCCAGGTGTACGTCAACAAGAAGCAGAGCATGCCCGCACAGTCTAGCGCCATGCGACCGCCCAGCTACGTGCCCATGCGTGAACCTTCACCCGAGCCGCCTGCTGTATCTTCACCTTTTGAACCCGGATCACCATCGACTACCGCACCCGTGCCCGTGCCCGCCCAACCAAAGATGCACAAAAAGtggtccttctcctcggcgCTCAACCTCAAATCGGCGGCATCGTCTGCATCCTCGGTGGACGAGATGAGAATGACGACACCGCAAAAGTCCCCAGACGCCATGGTCTGAAATCCATCGCGCCGAACTCTTCTCCCCGAGCTCTAGTGTTCACGGCAAAGAGTCGGCAGGTGGTGATTCCGGTCCGCAGGGTGCAACACCTCTCGCACCGCCTTCATCAAAGGCTTCCAACGTCAACAAACGCCTCACGCCTTCTTCgatccccttcttccgccgatcctcatcctcttcattccaAAGCAAGGCTAGTCAATCGGTAGCGCCTCTGCCCGTGCCGTTGCCCGAGACGCCCAAACAGACTGAGAAGACGGCCGCCGTCCCAAGCTCCCAGTCGCGCAAGTCGGTGCTGGGGATGCATTTCCCGTCCATGCTTAGAGGAAGCTCGTCAAAACGCGGTCTGGCGCAGCAAACGAGTCAATCCCAAGTTTCTgcaaagggaaaggaagaggtcaaGCCTACAAGTGCGCCGAGCGCGAGCGCGACGTCGGGGTGGACTGGCCGGAAACGTGGAAAGGTGAGGGTTTGCGTTTTTACTTTTTCTTAGTGAGATGGAAAATAACGGATGGTGATGGCTGACCGAGTTGCAGACACTCTCCATATCTGGAGATCTTCCAAACCCATTCCCAGGCCTCAAGCACCAGTCTTCAGCGGACAGCTCCTTTGGAACCCGTGGTTCAGCGGTTTCAAGCAATAGCGATGCGACGACCATCAGCGGCAGCAACACATTTGACCGTTTGCCTGCGATAATGGGCTCGCCTGCTCGACCTCCGGAAGGTGCGAGGTACTCCAACTCTCCGAGAAACTTGCCTTCCACCACGCCTACCAAGATTCCTCGGATGACCCAACGCCCGGCTCCATCGCCGGCGACTGTGACCGCCCACAGCGGGATGCCGCCTCCCCCATTCCCTACGACCAGGAAAATCAGCAACACCGTATCGGGCGCAGGCGAGCAACAGCAGCGCGGCGGTCCTCCTGTATCAGAGTTTGGCATGGTCGACGGTATACCACATATGCCAACGACGCCTCGCCTGACTACTTCAGGTGCTCACCGAGCTCATTTGCTTGCTCCCATGTCGGCCCGACAAGAGACGCGTCGCGTGAACAATCGGCCTTTTGATCCGCCCCCACGCAGCAAAGAAGCGTACACCGGCGCCGTCCCGCCTTCGAGAAGGCACCTCCCTCAACCACCGCCCGCATCGACTGTCACCAGCATGACGCTTTCCGCCAGCGCCAAGCGCGCAAGCCGAGAGTTCAAGAACAAGCGGCGGGAATCCAAGGACGGACAGGACGGGTCCTCCTCTGGGAAAAACTCGCCTGTCAAGCCATCAAAATCTATGCACTCAAGCATGGCTGTGCCGAGCTCTTCCCGcctgccttcttcctatTCCGCTGGTACTCCCGGTTCGAATTACCGCAAGCTGTCTTTGGCCGACTCGTCGCCCTCGATGAGTCCCGcggacgatgatgaagctAGTGGAGatgcggagatggaggcTTATATCAAGAGGCGACGAGAGCGCGCAGCGGCGAATAAGAAGGATGACCTGTCGGATGTGACCGAGTTCCCGAGGGATATCACCCCTGTTGAGCCCCTCTCTCAGCGCGCGTTCATCACCAGGAACCTTGCAAAGATGTCTGACgcagaaaggaaggaggtgcTCGATTTCGACTATATCTATTACAGTCCCACCCCAGGTACGATCCGTCGGCCGTCTCAGCCGGGAGGAGCCATGTTCAATCACGgatatgatgatgagcgagGTGATTATCTCGTGGTGGAGGGTGATCATCTTTGTTATAGGTACGAAGTGGTAGGTATTCTAGGTAAAGGATCGTTTGGGCAGGTCGTCCAATGTCGGGACCATAAAACGGGCAAGTCGGTAGCAGTTAAAATCATTAGGAACAAGAAACGGTTCCATACTCAAGCGCTGGTGGAAGTCAAGATCTTGCAGCAGTTGATTGAATGGGTGAGTTTTTATCGGAAGACGCGATGTGCaagatatatatatactgACAAGGCTCTGCAGGACCCCGAAGACAAACATTTCATGGTCCGTATGACTGATAGCTTTTCTTTCCGCAACCATCTCTGTATCGTCACAGAGCTCTTGAGCATCAATCTTTACGAGCTTATCAAAGCAAACCACTTTGCCGGCTTTTCGACAGTGCTCATCAGGAGGTTTACCACCCAGATGCTGGGTTCCTTGCAGTTGATGAGATCACACAGGATCGTTCACTGTGACTTGAAGCCCGAAAATATCCTGCTCTGTCACCCCTCGAAGAGCGCGATCAAGGTGATTGATTTTGGAAGCAGTTGCTTGGAGACAGAGAAGGGTGAGTTTGGGTCATGTCTTTTCAGTGGCAGGATGCTAATGCTTGTTGTACAAGTTTACACTTATATACAATCCCGCTTCTATCGAAGTCCAGAAGTTATTCTCGGCATGAACTACGCCATGGCGATTGACATGTGGTCTCTAGGGTGAGCGCCCCACACTGTCGATTGCAGGTCATCGAAAAGCGGCTGCTGACCTTGATTGACATTTCCAGCTGCATTCTTGCCGAGCTCTATACAGGTGTTCCCATTTTCCCCGGGGAAAACGAACACGAGCAGCTGGCCTGTATCATGGAAGTCCTCGGTGTGCCCGATCGCTATTTGATTGAAAAGGCATCACGACGTAAAAACTTTTTCGGTGAGCTTATTTATCCCCGTTGCAACTCAATAGAGCTATGCTGACCAATGCGCAGACGCTACCGGTGCACCTCGTCCTTTCGTCAATGCCAAGGGTCGACGACGACGTCCTGGATCCAAGACCCTAGCCGGCGTCCTCAAATGCGATGACGAGCTTTTCGTCGATTTCATTGCCCGCTGTCTCACTTGGGATCCCGATAAGCGCCTCAAACCTCAACCCGCTATGCGTCATCCTTGGATCCTGGCAGGGCGAAGGCGTTACGCGCCAACACCTAGCCGCGACGAAAAACGTGCCACTACTACT
It includes:
- a CDS encoding hypothetical protein (HMMPfam hit to Pkinase, Protein kinase domain, score: 217.8, E(): 2e-62), producing MDSPKMSSSDSSKMDSPKMDSPKSPVLPRLESILPPSPGSARSRIYARRQERANAAASISQLPGPSQSLQPPQTLQPLKPPPPPGFADSQTFSQRASRDSRKTPPNPSRHNPSHDILKQFAVKDFSHLPPSPSSASINQFLRASGSTQNISSGTPPGSASASNAYFPSKGVQREDSQKSQKSQKQQRTTPKPKELDPNVDEALRKLDGLTGTPGKNKAKGKSSGGPSAASSRPGTPVAESKSRSEGKIPSKPSIGSFKDATGSPLSNWIDLTEDLPAIPIPRARIPPNRESSSSASVTGTPNSHDSQSLPTTATTMSSADLASSSNKPRRASGGSDTFAAQAGVHVDQPEETEKSVPPVPPLPQVYVNKKQSMPAQSSAMRPPSYVPMREPSPEPPAVSSPFEPGSPSTTAPVPVPAQPKMHKKWSFSSALNLKSAASSASSVDEMRMTTPQKSPDAMGATPLAPPSSKASNVNKRLTPSSIPFFRRSSSSSFQSKASQSVAPLPVPLPETPKQTEKTAAVPSSQSRKSVLGMHFPSMLRGSSSKRGLAQQTSQSQVSAKGKEEVKPTSAPSASATSGWTGRKRGKVRTLSISGDLPNPFPGLKHQSSADSSFGTRGSAVSSNSDATTISGSNTFDRLPAIMGSPARPPEGARYSNSPRNLPSTTPTKIPRMTQRPAPSPATVTAHSGMPPPPFPTTRKISNTVSGAGEQQQRGGPPVSEFGMVDGIPHMPTTPRLTTSGAHRAHLLAPMSARQETRRVNNRPFDPPPRSKEAYTGAVPPSRRHLPQPPPASTVTSMTLSASAKRASREFKNKRRESKDGQDGSSSGKNSPVKPSKSMHSSMAVPSSSRLPSSYSAGTPGSNYRKLSLADSSPSMSPADDDEASGDAEMEAYIKRRRERAAANKKDDLSDVTEFPRDITPVEPLSQRAFITRNLAKMSDAERKEVLDFDYIYYSPTPGTIRRPSQPGGAMFNHGYDDERGDYLVVEGDHLCYRYEVVGILGKGSFGQVVQCRDHKTGKSVAVKIIRNKKRFHTQALVEVKILQQLIEWALQDPEDKHFMVRMTDSFSFRNHLCIVTELLSINLYELIKANHFAGFSTVLIRRFTTQMLGSLQLMRSHRIVHCDLKPENILLCHPSKSAIKVIDFGSSCLETEKVYTYIQSRFYRSPEVILGMNYAMAIDMWSLGCILAELYTGVPIFPGENEHEQLACIMEVLGVPDRYLIEKASRRKNFFDATGAPRPFVNAKGRRRRPGSKTLAGVLKCDDELFVDFIARCLTWDPDKRLKPQPAMRHPWILAGRRRYAPTPSRDEKRATTTERSSRLFGTSHTSTRISSKNLSELSTSSMKDKDKSKLLISSPVPLAPAKHPYHASTASTSRIGQAMSSSRLAHQTSARSGSLTTSKLSIG